Sequence from the Bacillus rossius redtenbacheri isolate Brsri chromosome 9 unlocalized genomic scaffold, Brsri_v3 Brsri_v3_scf9_1, whole genome shotgun sequence genome:
AACCTCCCTCGAAAGCGGAACGATCTCGGACCAAGCACCGACTCACTCGGTGGGGCACGCGTCTTGCGCGCCGAATCGCCCGAGCCAAGCTCCCGTCAGCTCGCCGGCCActctgtgttccaatcactgaagcggcaataggttacacgcacttggattctagcctgttgcgaaatgaaaccgcgaattttactgGTCTCTATTTATATAGCTATAAAATCTCCGTACAGAGGGCACCAGTGTCCCTAAGGGCCTAGAATATGTACCTAGTTTTCAGACTATTATTTACAATcttcattttttattcaatataGGGTAACCTTAAAGTCTATACCAAAATCTTACTAATAAGTAAGGAcacttgtatttcgcgaatacatttcgtgtcaaggtatttcacaaaatactgtagcttttctcctgtggttattggctgaggtcggtgagaggtgtcgtcccgctcttgacggggctaatgagaatgtggtcaccgtactgctgcaccctcacaatttgccatgcctcttagaaaaagctgcagtgttttctgaaataccttgacatgaaattaaatcgcgaaatacaggggTCCCTACTAATTGGAATCTTTCTACATGTTTCCGCTAGGGACAGTGTCCCAGAGACCGTGGCGCCATGTGTCATGTGGCCAGGCCGTCTGCGGAGGACTCTTCCTACAGCAACACTCGAACAATCATTAAAAGTGACCAAACTTACGATTCTGAACATAACACAACTACTAAGCTTCATCtataatattaatttcaataatgcTTCATAATACTTTCTTCGTATTTCCGACCTCTCATCAGTATTTTCTCCTGCGAACATCAATTATCGAAAGGttctgttgaaaaaaaatcagaaagaaaaattaaagaattaaattgAGTTTACAAAATTGTATGAGACTTTTTCAGCACTGTTGATGGGATATGTAATTTTTACTTAGGTTGGCgtgatttttttgaaataattacctAAGCAATATTATATACCATTTAACATCATAAATTTCACAAAGTATGTACTATCTGAAATGGTCCATTAAATTTTTAGATATTATTTTGATAGAAACTTAAAAACCAGACAATCATTCTTTTTTTACACATTTAGAACTTAGTAGGCTGTTGCAAAGTTTTAAGATACACGACGTTTTTCGTTTGTCCATATGGAGCATCctttaattttgaacatttgtgtgcaaaatttcatcaagaagctCAAAAGTTTTGCTTTACGATGTATTACTTTCATCTTTTATTTTGTATGAAATATGACCTACCACCAggtaattcaattaaatttttgataattCCAGGCAGTATGCAAAATCAAATCTGCATTCTCCATCGAAACtaatttaatagaattttttgaGGCAGCAATcagaaaatcaaatttttttcgtCCAACTTAATGAAAATTGTCATTGCcagatatttcttaaaattttgctAAAGCGGTGTTTTTCAATTCGTGTGGGctttcttttcaatttttttttttttttttttttgccctctcaTCTTCCTTGCTCCCAGCGCACAACTTGTCTGCCTCGCCTACTGATGGCAAAATCAATATTCAATTTCTCGGGCGGAGCTTGTTGGCGGAAGGAAAAAGGAGCGGGGTTGAGGTACTTCCAAATAACCGGAGCGCGGACGCGTCTAGCGTCTAATGATCTGCCCCGACATGAGGAACGAGGTAGAACTATACCCAGCCACGGGTGTGGGTCCTACTGCTCCGcactacagggggggggggggagggggaggctgAATTCCCTTCCACCACAAATTGCTTCTTCGAACAAGAGCCTGCGAGCgctaagagataaaaaaaaataccgtaacTCTTTTAAAGGATGCTCCATATTTGTCTCTTAAAGGttatttaataaggaagtttTCGGGAGGAATTTGTTTCGGGAGTTGCCGGGTAGAGTCGTCTGTCGGCAATTTGTTCGGTTCTTCTCTCGTCGTTGGTTGGTGGGGGAAGGGTGCAGAGGGGGGGAATGGAACGAGAGCCAGCCATAAATCCAAGGAAACAAGCAGTCCTGGCGGCAGTAAGGAGTGTTCGGGAGGTGCGCACCTGGACTAGCTTTTCCGCATCCATCCTCCTCCGCGAGTTGGCCGGCCTCTGCAgccgtgtctctctctctctctctctctctctctctctctctctcggcacTTACTACTGTCCGCCCTCTCCTCAGAGCCGTGTCCAGAGATTCCTGCTGCGTCCGCTGGTTCAAGCGTTCAACTACACGTTGTGTGCAATCGACACTTACCCGATAATAAACTAACCAAGATCTTCCGTGGTACcacaatataaaatattgattgaaagttaaaaatttaaacgtactaaatttaatgttattgCAATATATTAAcacaaactttaatttattttaattaatattatttggttttaatttaattatgactTTACGCAGTTTGGGCTACTgtgataaaactaaaaataaatttttgttcatCTTTTTCTAGAAAATAAACATGGAACTAACCTGTAGCAGTAGTGGTAGGACAAATATTTACCTACAGTGTTTCTAATATGTTCAAACAGTGTGCCGGTTATTGAGATATCTGAATGACTAAGGACACTCAATGCTCATCCGTGTGCAGACAtgactaaaaaataatatatatttttgcacgTAATTTATAAAGTATCTAAATAACTATGattttttatacaaacattttttttgaaattttaatctaCGTTACTAAATTTGAACTTCTTATTCTAAACACCTCAGCATGTTCCAACTCATTAAGCGCAAACAAGAACACACTATACATGAAGGGTATTTGAGTACGACGGAGATTCCCAGAAAGGTCCCAAACATACTATCtaaattacaaacataaatttatcGTCGAAGCAAATAACGCCTTTCCACCGCAATAGCTTATAATTTCTCCTATCCCATAACTAGGCATCCGTGCTCGTTTTCCAGCATAAGGAACAcgtgtctttgaattcctggaaagcCATACTTTAAGAACTGAGGGAAGTTGGCTgcatacaataatcacttgtttatcttgcatgtgtataataatggaaaaaaaatcagttatttaaattttaaaaaatgagtgttatatttcttgtaatctgatttaGTACTAAGAAtgagttctcgtaatacagcttccttattttgattgtgtttccaaatgtgcttccatttttattgtgcttccttttcgctgattgtgcttccttttatttgattgaatttccaattgtgtttaatttttgttgattgtgctttcgattatgcttccttttttattgtccttccttttcgttgattgtccttacaagtgtgcttccttttcgttaattgtgcttccaattgtggtTCATTTACGTTggttgtgcttcctctttgtcaaatgtgcttccgattgtgcttgcTTCCTTCGATTGTGCTTACCTTTACTTTATTGTTATTCCAATGGTGCTTCCTCctcattgattgtgcttccgattgtgcatcttttttattgtgctttcaaaatgtgcttcctattcATTAATTGTGGATCAGTAAGTCTATACTCAGGAGATAGTTGGTttcgtggttcggagatgtctGGTATAAACGTCTGACATTGGACATTGCCTGTTTAAGAAGGTTTTTAGACTGTCATAGAAAATATCTCTTGGTTAtgagatgcttggtctatacgcTTAACATTGAACAATACCTGGTTGGAATGTATTCCaaatatcgaaaaattagacttctgTGGTAGGCACAGcaacaacgtatttatttcgtcggacaggtatctggcatagagtcgtttttcgtgcagtgaatgattaataatctCCCCGAAAGGTAATACGAAACagaatttgaaatttattttaagtttaagttAATTCTATCACTAACTGTATATTGAACCAAGGACGGTAATTGATCGGACTAATCATtatattaatgatttttggaatttgtcTCTAATTTCTAAGGTATTATATTGCGAATTTTCAGTATGGCAGTCAACATGTCATCTTCGTCTTACTGGAGACTGTCAGTAGAGGAAATTAAGGTGCTTTAGAATTtggtaacatatttatttcaattatttttgccatgaaataaaatatttgtttcggtCAAGAAACCGATTGAAgcaatcattaaataaattagtgttttttttatgaatttttgcatttttacccgaatttctagataaataattacgaatttccaagatgcaGTAATAAAATGATTACTGCGTTCtagagggtaaaaattaaaccaacatgGCGATAGCACATTCTAGCAGACAAaatcaagatggctgcctccagaaGATGAAAAGAAAATGGCTGACATGACATCATATTTGCTGGCGATACATTTACCTGGGCaatggtggtgggaggtcagtctgtcagtggcttccgGGGAGGACAGAATCTgttagttttatatttatttttccctcatcGGGTTCCAACTGAAGACTCCATAATGTAagtccatttttaaattaaaattatatttataacattttttttaatatttaatatttttccgaattattttttttgcatattattacGGTTtatcaatatggtggccgtaatgtcataatccaagatgtcaaaaggtttttattttaattttaattaataaatttttaagtaattttaataactttccctaatttatagcataaaaattattttcataatggcatcaataacgaaaattgcaacgttttctagaatcgaagatggcggccataatgaaacatgcaacgatgatgtcataaacAACCAATATGGCAGgtataacaaaaagtgcaacggtgatagAATCCAGGATGGTGACCATTACAAAATGTGCAATAGTGATCGGCTATCTTAATTTAAGATggtgatattttttattaaaattttattaactaaatgttttattaatttaattttttttcctaatgtaTAGCATTAACTTATAGATTTTAatgatggtgaccgtaacgatgattgcaacggtgatgtcataattcaaaatagcggaaagttctagaaaacaaaatggtggaattaaaAATTGTGCGAAAGTACTAGAAAACATAATGGCGAATGTGAAATACAAATGGCGGAATCGAAGAGGGTGgattgttatttattaacatttttttcttatttatttcttataaattttagaacttttcccgattttgtagcataaaaatatacagattttcaaggtggccaccataacgataattgtaatgTTTACATAACAATCTTAATATTCATTCATGGCATCCTATTGTCAAGGTGTGGCTTATGGCGACTTCTAATAGGGGAAATCAagcaatttttaggaattttcaagtcattggcatttttaaggaccaaaacgggaaatgtttcattcaaatgggaatttttccctcaaaataacGATTtcttttttagattttaaatttgtTCCCAAAGTTGTGTAAAATTTTGGTAGATTTCGGCGAATTTTGAGTCATTAATGGCCAATTTTTGCATATTTTCAAGTTTAAGGTCAacggtcaaggtaatccaagatgggctcggtgacgtcataatccaagatagctGACATTAGCACCATCACCACATCCTGAAGACTGGGCTCGGTccggctattgtatactactcaCAACATTCCCGTTCAGCGCCAAGGAAATTCATGAAACTAACCCCTGACGGCTGTAGTCCATAATACAGCTTACCCAAATTGTCTCTTTTTAGAAATATTCGTTGTCAGTTTCATTCAAATTTTCtccttactttaaaaataaaaaaaatcatcaacttAAACTAATCAATAACAATGAAACATGATAATTAATAAAGATTCATTAAAGCTTCTCTGTCAAAGAAATAACTTTCGTTCTGTTATGGTAGTTTTCAATATATTTCTTCACAAACGTCTCAGAAAGCACCAACATCACGGGTGATGTTTTTAAGAAGATCTGGtataattagggactggaaaaattcgtggtttcgattacctccaggatagactccacgatcctctatgtactcgggaacattacaccagctcattggctaatgactcgtgacacctgttaactgggatgtttgtgattcgatacttcttacgttgagggtcattcattggctcacaggccttcaggcaaactgtgttccaatcactgaagcggcaataagttacacgcacttggattctagcctatcgcgaaatgaaaccgcgaatttttccggtctctaggtataatgTAGGTTACTAAAAAgagtttttataaactttaagtaaaaaaactggaaatgtaTGATGAAAgtagcatttaaaaataattatttatttaaacatccTTTGCAGTTTGCTTTAATTTCGCAGGACATGTGTATCTGTAAAGTATAATGCAGTTCAGCCTTCGATGAATATAATAATGTACAGAGCAATGTTGTTAGTAACATCCGAGGAAAACGACAGTTGTGCAGCTGTCCACACGGACAGCTCATGCAAAGCTTGTGCGCGCTAGAAGCCTGTGATGTCTGGCAGGGGCTTCCCCTGGCACTTGCTCTTCCAGCCGTTCCAAGCATTGAAGCCGTGGATGGAGAATATCTTCTTGGTGCACGCGGAGGCTCTGTCGATGTTGTCCGTGATCAGGTCTGCAAACAAGTTACACGCACATTCTCAGTATGTTTTCctaggattgaaaaaaaaaattattcaagatAAAAACAGTACCGATTGTGCCAATAAAGCTAGGCCAAcactttatttttgacgtgacaacgtctaataaatcgatgaacgccggctgcacgaacgaaaaaatgtcccgtaatgcgcattgtcccgttacgctgtgtcccgttacgctcattgtacgcttgcgccgcatctatctctcttccactcgattggaacaaccatcgatttgactttttcgaggcacattaaacttgaaacactcccattcgtttcctacttttcctttcatcgtcctatccttaacagaataacaatgattggaagaagttaaataacaaacatgtttaaaagttatagttaaaataatctcttcgttaaattaataaacatatttgaattaatgagtgcaaataaaagtaattttatcaattaaattgtagatttaatttcacatttttctttgtatccatacaaaatagtgataattcaataaaaatgattctattttattcataaaagaatgcaatcattttatcaatgttttgttatgacgtcacgttaaactatcgtccgtaaaccgactttacagacaaccgtttttttttaatcaaatggtgatttcaatttctgtgaagtCTTGCCCACAAAATTTTAACAGTTAACATTTTACAAGCTTTAACTGATTTTCGAGTGAAAGAGTCCGCTGTAAGTATTAAATACAATTTGGTAAATAAACAATGTCCAGTTAATCAGTTCAATCTAGTGTTAACATTTTCGTTCCTTTCAAGAGAATTATACTCATATGTTTGAAATTCTTTTACATTTGCGCTGGATTTCTTTATACGATTAtagttaatttacattaaataaaaattccttaaatGAATTGTGGCCAGACAAAAGTAAATATAAGAGTCTATTTTTGGAATAgatattaaattttgttaatatCCTGTGTAAGGTTTTTACAGAGCACGGGGACTCATAGTAAGACTTATTTATATTTGAGATTTAAAATCTGACATATACTGTGATCCTAAACGAAACCAATAATAGGGGCGCtggtaatataataatatttagaatAACTATAGTCATAATCCACGTTTCACGACATATACACACGAACATAAAAGGGTATGCGTGGGCTCGGAAAACAATTGTTACTTTTACCGTGAAAAGGTAGTCATCCGTAAATATTTCATGTTATAGCCTATGtagagtaaaaattttatttaaaatattttctggcgTTATTTTCAGCATTTAATGAATTGGTGAatttaagttaattcattggTAAAAATGGCTAATGTTCAATTCGTTAGTTTAAGGGCTGTATTCAAAGACGTTCGACTAAGGTAGAGAAtgagcactaccttgttgggaatCAACTGTAACCTGAATCGCGGgtccgtattccagaacgtgtccaaacagaaTCCCAGTATGGTAACAAAacgacgggaagcctaagatgtacatcaagttctgttccTGCCTCTAcgcgcccgaatattcaccttcggccaacctcgggtttatatatatatatatatagctaacctaaccgaccacttttaattatatttgaattaatttttcctgcgcaaaaataaaacaaatcccgcggttggccgaaggtgaatattcgggcgtgttcgcgcagggacagaacttgatgtaggctACATCTAAGGCTTCTCCAAAAAGACAACCGTTTTAATAGACTGTGCCCTGCGTGATGCTATAAACTAGTTCCAACGCCTTCTAGTGGACGTTcgacaaccatcgatacaattgttgcGGCAAAAATCCTAGTGATAATAGCAACATTGCACGAATTAAATCATGTAATTAtgattttctcaagtacttttaaatttGCAGTTGTTTCTTGTTACGacaattaaagtgtacaaaatattttccagGATAATTTCGCTATCATGAAGTTggatttggcacaccaacacgcttggtccGTCCCCCCgatgatcacgaaagtgactatgtacgagtTAATAATCCCGGACGCTGTTCCGCCATCAGaatgaaatcaacgaaaaagtgagctttaagcatgcgcggaatttgggcaataGATAAAGCACCAAAACCCATTCCTTAAAAATAAGGGGTTGGTCGTGTCCTACCGTGCACTAGGATAATTGTGAGGGTAcaagtgtagcatattcaacatataaaacctttttttattgtgttttgaaATACCGGCCTAAATGTTGCATAACATTTACGAATTTAAATGTTTAGTCATTACTTGCATTTGATTTgtgatatttgtaaaaataatatattatttaactttgCATTTTGTGCTGGTTCGCAAAGAATATaaagtcaaaaaaatatttatggcaaAATGGTAAATGAGAAAATGCTGGTTATGTGATATggtctgtaaaaaaataaaactatttattttcccAATATAGAAATTTAAAACAGCATATTATCTACAAGTTATGTTTGGCGTTAATgtttaacattttgaaaattttaattttggaagtaCGCATTAATACACACATCGTTGAGATATGTGATAAGATTGTTTGTGATTATCAGGAGGAAATTATATGATATAAggataattttatttgtgtttgctGTGGAAATCTATCTCGCCTGCACCATTTATTCTACAccgcattttaattttaaactatctGACGAAGCAACTTACACTTCTAGCTTGACAAGTAAAGCTTGATTTGGCCTTATGTACACCATTATTTGGCTTATAATAGCATAGACTTACATTCGGAAGCTGTTAGAAATATTTGGGTTGCTTACATTAACTCGGCATTGTCACGTGATTTAAGAGGTAAGTGAAAAAATAACAAAGgagccaaaaataaaaatttcaaaattctctTTTTCGTGCAAAGTGATATAGAAACAATCGCTAGTGCAGCGATCTCTGATCAAAGTTCGTACGAGGTTTACTTTTATTTCAAAAGCGAGATGGCAGTTAGTGATGGAATTTCCATGAACTTCAACTTTTGCTTCTTTCAAGCCTGTTTTTTTTCGGCTCTTTTGTCACTTTTCCCTGGAACGCCAACACGTTGCTCCGAACTAGAGAGAATCTTAAAGCGAAGCGTGTCTGCACAGGACAATAGCTGCTGTGTGGACAGGGACTGACTTCGAGGGTGACAGTTGTGACGACTCTCACCTTCACATCTGACTTGGCACCCGTTACCTGCGCTGCCGTGCGAACACCAGTACCTGTCGTTGATCtggaacaacaacaacaataataacaCTCTCCTACTGTCCAGACTCGTGTTTGGCTCTCCGACGGGGCAAATACCGCACTTTCATGACAGCTCTCTGCGCGCCGATGCCACATACCTGTTTAAAAGATAGCTTCATTATTGTTATAAAAACTTGTTTGTATTCTTGTGATAAGCATTTGAAACTTATCATGTACCTGCCGTTTTCGAATGTAGACTATATTTGTATATCTTCCAGAATGGTAAATTTCAATATATTAagttaaattgtaaataatttttttataaatacttatttaaaatgtgttttaaagatattttgaatttatgaaaaatatatatatatatatatatatatatatatatatatatataaatgcctTCTgcagtattttgtattttacgcCTTTAGGAGCGTTCCAAAACAATAATTATGCTCTTTATTAACGACTTTATATGAATATGTTctctatgaaaaattaaaatggttttaATAATCTTATTTAAGGCGGGAAGCCtttgatgtacattctatattgcacagacccaaATACTCACTTTGgcaaaccttcttttcacagacgagagagccaaacgcacgatcgtgcatcttcgtttttttttttttttgttcattgtaaataaatatacaactcatgataactaatggtcaattaggttaggttagctacattataaacactttaaaacattgtggactgtttatttggttaggatagctacatttaagatactgtgaaatcatgtaaacggtttcctagccctggatagcttcatattaaaacgttatttgctaagcaaccataaaattattttacagtatttttaatgtagctatacttacctaatataaccaaccctctacaaagttttaaagtatttataatgtagctaacctatcctaatctaccgcaaaatttaatgccacaccggttcatacaatgagatagaacgaaaaaaagcgagcatgaacttcggggaacttcgggtttggctctcgtctgtgaaaagaaggcttgccaacgtgagtattcgggtctgtgcaatacagaatgtacatcataggctttcCATTTAACGCAGTAGACCAAAATTATTGATAGTTATATATCCAatgtaaagaaaacaatttatgcTAAGAACTATAATTTTGATTGGTAATGTTTGGTGTGGAATAAACAAGGAAaggttctagaaaaaaaaataaatcggTAATAAATAATCCTTGAGATTGTATCTATATTCATACGATggtgaatattgaaaaaaaataatccaaaaaagactgaattttttttatatagtctaCATACTAATACAAAGAAATTGTAATAGTCCTTATAAAATGTGAATCTACGTGTGATTATGCAAAAGAAACCTATAGTTTACTTCGATACTGTGATTCACGGTAAAATACGAGATACAAGATTATTCTGCTAGTGCATTAAACGAGACACAGCTATACAGCCAATACCAGCTGCGTGACTTAGAAACAGATTTTCAACTTCAAAACGTCCAGTACATGAATTGGGAACGAGACCACTCCGTATACCAAAGGAATGAAGGAAGCGACTTCGCCTGATTATTACCGAATTTATGTCTATCGTTGGACCATTTTACTGAGCTACCAGCTGAACCGTAAGTCCCAGTGTATAATGTTGGTTCTTGACGTATGTTGATTTCTGCGTGTAACCGTCCGATACGTCAGGAACATCAGGCATTTCTGCTAGATATTACAATCTCCTAAAAATATACTGTGTTTTTGTAAAGATAATATTGCACTATTGTCCTATTGTTGAACCTAAGGTATTGTCATGTTTGTTAAACCCATGTAATCGTATTTTGTTAACATCTTGTTTGAACACAATCATTTGAATGTTAATAGTTGCcacaatatataattaattatttcactTCACAAGAGTAGAGATTTACATTTCGATTCACACactgtttaatttatttgttttctttaacTTGAGTACTTTAAACTCAGAGGTCCCGCTCTTCAAGAGTTGAGTTCAGTCTGAGCATATACACATAATTTACTATTAATTAAAGTTTCTTAGTAAGTAAATATTTCAGATTAGCATTTGAATAGTTTTTGTTTAAGATGGTGAGAAAAGGAATCTAAGCCACCTTTGAAGGGAAAAAGATGGTTATTTTCCCATACAAATTGAAAAGTTTTGATTTAGGGAAATGTTTAATCATTTTGAGTATTTTTGAGTGACTTTTGAGGATCTTTTCTAGAAAATTTGGCAGCCGTGAGGTCAAAAATTCAAGATATCGGTCGATCATTGACTCCATTCTCAAGCCTCACCCTGGATACTGGCACCTGACCTACATTTACATAACTACTACATGTATTTTGATGGTTTAGACGtctcttttcattttaaataatatttaagcacCTTTCATTGTGGAGACCGCAAATGAAAAGCCAATATTTCGCTCAACTTAACGTAATTTCCATGAGAATTGTTGAAATGCtaatcaaataatataaaatttagttATAGGTTAAGAAAATATACCACACTATTAAGAGTACGCACATGTTCTACCACTGTTCAAAATTTAGTTATTAAGGTGACGGAAAACTTATAGTAAACTCTATCCAGGTATCATTGATCCACTTTCTCATGACTAAAATTTTGTTATAAGAATGCAATACAAAAACTCtgtattttgttgtatatttgtcatatttagtagaaaaattatttaagttaaattgtcACTATTATTAGACATTTGCCTAATCACGCAACTGAAAACCAGATCTCATAGTAGTTTAAATGCTTTAAATTTTTCTGCTAGTCACTGTATTTTCAAAGACTTGCACACATGCATGTGTTTACCTGGAACAAGCCGTAGTCATGACTGCCGTCTGAGTTGGGCCCGCCGACTGCAGCCGTGTTGCGCGAGCTCTCTGCCTCCACAAGGCACACCCCTGCGAACACCACACACACCCTGCACACTCCTGCACACCCCTGCGTACTATCACACCACTCTGCACACTCCTGCATAGCCTCTGCACACCCCTGCATAGTATCTGAACACCCCTGCATAGTATCTGCACACTCCTACATAGCCTCTACACAATCCTGCATAGCCTCTGCACACCCCTACATAGTATCTGAACACTCCTGCATAGTATATGCACACTCCTACATAGCCTCTGCACACTCCTTCATAGCCTCTGCATATCCCTACATAGTCTTTGAACAACCTTGCATAGTATCTGCACATTCCTACATAGCCTCTGCACATACTAGCACAAGT
This genomic interval carries:
- the LOC134542554 gene encoding lysozyme-like, translating into MGLSSVAPSSLLVALVALVAWGGLAAARQLSRRDLVQELRRQGFAEAQLRNWVCLVEAESSRNTAAVGGPNSDGSHDYGLFQINDRYWCSHGSAGNGCQVRCEDLITDNIDRASACTKKIFSIHGFNAWNGWKSKCQGKPLPDITGF